The following proteins are encoded in a genomic region of Phragmites australis chromosome 9, lpPhrAust1.1, whole genome shotgun sequence:
- the LOC133929323 gene encoding uncharacterized protein LOC133929323, with translation MEKEARNHYHTRGSTRGGGGTAAERDLLLQWGNRKRLRCVKVPRRDVEAAATAAAEKAAVGQRRAAAAAAAAAAQHHPTGHAHHRVLRNSEEFADMKSPAQQQQNNEISTVASPDRERPGRGNNNNGVPPAFPDDKKGSSSGSDGSIWPKFAITLTNREKEEDFLVFKGSKLPQRPKKRAKVIQRTVNFVCPGTWLCDLTLERYEVREKKVSKKRPRGLKAIHDMDSDSE, from the exons ATGGAGAAGGAGGCGAGGAACCATTACCACACGCGGGGCTCcacgcgcggcggcggcggcacggcggcGGAGCGCGACCTGCTTCTGCAGTGGGGCAACCGGAAGCGCCTGCGCTGCGTCAAGGTGCCGCGCCGCGACGTCGAGGCCGCAGCCACCGCGGCTGCCGAGAAGGCGGCCGTCGGCCAGCGCCGCGccgcagcggcagcagcagctgcagccgcGCAGCACCACCCAACCGGCCACGCCCACCACCGCGTCCTCAG GAACTCGGAAGAGTTTGCAGATATGAAGTCACCAGCACAACAACAACAGAACAACGAGATCAGCACGGTTGCCTCACCAGACAGGGAGCGCCCTGGCAGAGGTAACAACAACAACGGAGTTCCACCGGCCTTTCCAGATGACAAGAAAGGCTCTTCATCAGGGAGTGATGGGTCAATTTGGCCGAAGTTCGCAATCACCCTGACAaacagagaaaaagaagaggatTTCTTGGTGTTCAAAGGATCCAAGTTGCCTCAAAGACCCAAAAAAAGAGCCAAAGTCATCCAGAGAACTGTCAAT TTTGTATGCCCAGGAACGTGGCTATGTGACTTGACTCTTGAAAGATATGAAGTTCGAGAGAAGAAGGTTTCCAAAAAG CGCCCCAGGGGATTGAAAGCTATACACGACATGGACAGTGACTCGGAATAA
- the LOC133929891 gene encoding jacalin-related lectin 19-like isoform X2 — protein MQPQRKMVVSKKLMKVGPWGGAGGHPWDDGGHSGIRSITMSYDRCIDSISVEYDRDGQAVPGERHGGAGGNHTTQIKLSFPDEYLTTVSGHYSPIAPGGSPVIRSLEFRTNQRAYGPFGVAEGTPFTFPVDGGVIVGLCGRSGWQLDAVGLYVAPLRPETMYDKVQKLGLTAYRAVKYRIGPQQQQHEDEQVRQQKVNAQLTHKT, from the exons ATG CAACCTCAGAGGAAGATGGTTGTGTCGAAGAAGCTCATGAAGGTTGGCCCGTGgggcggcgccggaggacacCCGTGGGACGACGGCGGCCACTCCGGGATCCGCAGCATCACCATGTCCTACGACAGGTGTATCGACTCAATCAGCGTGGAGTACGACAGGGACGGCCAGGCCGTCCCCGGCGAGCGACACGGTGGAGCCGGCGGCAATCACACGACTCAG ATCAAGCTGAGCTTCCCGGATGAGTACCTGACCACCGTGAGCGGGCACTACTCCCCGATCGCGCCCGGCGGCTCGCCGGTGATCCGTTCGCTGGAGTTCAGGACCAACCAGAGGGCGTACGGGCCGTTCGGCGTTGCGGAGGGCACACCGTTCACGTTCCCGGTGGACGGAGGGGTGATCGTCGGGCTCTGCGGGAGGAGCGGCTGGCAGCTCGACGCCGTCGGCCTCTACGTCGCGCCGCTGCGCCCCGAGACGATGTACGACAAGGTGCAGAAGCTCGGGCTTACCGCTTACCGGGCAGTCAAGTACCGGATCGgccctcagcagcagcagcatgagGATGAGCAGGTGAGACAGCAGAAAGTCAATGCTCAGCTAACTCACAAGACATAG
- the LOC133929891 gene encoding jacalin-related lectin 19-like isoform X1, with amino-acid sequence MQQPQRKMVVSKKLMKVGPWGGAGGHPWDDGGHSGIRSITMSYDRCIDSISVEYDRDGQAVPGERHGGAGGNHTTQIKLSFPDEYLTTVSGHYSPIAPGGSPVIRSLEFRTNQRAYGPFGVAEGTPFTFPVDGGVIVGLCGRSGWQLDAVGLYVAPLRPETMYDKVQKLGLTAYRAVKYRIGPQQQQHEDEQVRQQKVNAQLTHKT; translated from the exons ATG CAGCAACCTCAGAGGAAGATGGTTGTGTCGAAGAAGCTCATGAAGGTTGGCCCGTGgggcggcgccggaggacacCCGTGGGACGACGGCGGCCACTCCGGGATCCGCAGCATCACCATGTCCTACGACAGGTGTATCGACTCAATCAGCGTGGAGTACGACAGGGACGGCCAGGCCGTCCCCGGCGAGCGACACGGTGGAGCCGGCGGCAATCACACGACTCAG ATCAAGCTGAGCTTCCCGGATGAGTACCTGACCACCGTGAGCGGGCACTACTCCCCGATCGCGCCCGGCGGCTCGCCGGTGATCCGTTCGCTGGAGTTCAGGACCAACCAGAGGGCGTACGGGCCGTTCGGCGTTGCGGAGGGCACACCGTTCACGTTCCCGGTGGACGGAGGGGTGATCGTCGGGCTCTGCGGGAGGAGCGGCTGGCAGCTCGACGCCGTCGGCCTCTACGTCGCGCCGCTGCGCCCCGAGACGATGTACGACAAGGTGCAGAAGCTCGGGCTTACCGCTTACCGGGCAGTCAAGTACCGGATCGgccctcagcagcagcagcatgagGATGAGCAGGTGAGACAGCAGAAAGTCAATGCTCAGCTAACTCACAAGACATAG